Proteins from one Gasterosteus aculeatus chromosome 11, fGasAcu3.hap1.1, whole genome shotgun sequence genomic window:
- the rpl23 gene encoding large ribosomal subunit protein uL14 has product MSKRGRGGSSGAKFRISLGLPVGAVINCADNTGAKNLYIISVKGIKGRLNRLPAAGVGDMVMATVKKGKPELRKKVHPAVVIRQRKSYRRKDGVFLYFEDNAGVIVNNKGEMKGSAITGPVAKECADLWPRIASNAGSIA; this is encoded by the exons ATGTCTAAGAGAG GACGTGGTGGTTCATCCGGAGCCAAGTTCCGCATCTCGCTGGGTCTCCCAGTAGGAGCGGTCATCAACTGCGCCGACAACACAG GTGCCAAGAACCTGTACATCATCTCTGTGAAGGGCATCAAGGGGCGTCTGAACCGTCTGCCCGCTGCAGGAGTGGGTGACATGGTCATGGCCACAGTCAAGAAAGGCAAGCCAGAACTCAGGAAGAAGG TGCATCCTGCGGTGGTGATTCGGCAGCGGAAGTCGTACCGGCGAAAAGATGGCGTGTTTCTCTACTTTGAAGACAATGCAGGTGTCATAGTAAACAACAAGGGAGAAATGAAAG GCTCGGCCATCACGGGCCCTGTGGCGAAAGAGTGCGCCGACCTTTGGCCCAGAATTGCCTCCAACGCTGGTAGCATAGCCTGA